caCTTTGGGGCAGAACAGATGCCACagcattgattaaaaaaaaacaaaaaaataaaaaaaaaacaagaaacaatggCAAAACCAATGCATAATTGGAGATAAAGGGAGACAGTTGTATAGCATTACTCCATTGTTTGGGGAATTAAGGTATGATtgcaggaaaaaagaaggaagagacAATTCTCATCAGGATGAAAATAGGACACCAAAGTTTAAATCGTACATTACAATAATGGGAAAATATCAACGCTGAATGATAGCTGCAGAGAATGAGAAACTATAGAACATGCGAtcatttaatgtaaaatgtatgaaaaggaaagaaggaaactGAAATAGAAAACAAAAGGGAAAGGAATAACGTTTAGTTATAACGCAATTATGAAGAGCGGGTCTTTTTTTCCTATGTAAATACAGGTACAGTATTAGACGCGAAGCCATTTCGGTTATCATCACATACCACATGGGGCAGTTATGCGCTACCACAGTGTGCTACtacagtagaagaagaagaacaaggagACGGCAGTgacacacagaagaagaagagcaacaAGATGGCGGAACGAGGCTATAGTTTCTCTCTCACCACATTTAGGTAAACTTCCCAAAATTGTCATAAGATTTGAAAAGTgtctttaaaaatacatttgattaATGTCGTCTGAGAAATCCAATATGATAGAATCCAAGGGCGGGCGTACTTTGTGaactaatgtgtgtttttggaggcAGTTGCTGGTGGTGCACTGTCATTGCCGGGTATTAATGAATAAGCTAAGGTAGTTTTTCGAGCAGCGTTTTTGAATTTGGACGATGACTTGCTTCCTCTGCAGGGAACCGATGGTTTTTAATTAATTCGTATTTTGGACTGTGGATGAAAATAATGAATGGGTTATGTTTCCTGCTAATCGTTTAGAGATCGTGTTAGCCACTTTAGCACACATGAGTCAGTGgctttttgttgttactttcaGTTTCGAAAGACCAAATATTTTGCTTTCTGTTGTCCTTTTCAATGGAGTTTTCTTGACATTAAAGCAAGaaatttgttttcttctgcagcCCGTCGGGTAAACTGGTCCAGATTGAATATGCACTGGCAGCTGTAGCAGCCGGAGCACCCTCGGTTGGCATCAAAGGTAGAGTCTTAAAAGTCCTCTGTGTTCTACAAATGACGCAAAAGTACTGCGTTTTATAGTATCTCATTATTGATTACTTTGACATGATTAGATTAAAATGCATATCTCTAACAtagagatttaatattttagtgAATACGTCTGAAATTTACCTGAATTCAAATAACGTAAATCAAAATTAGAGTTTTTTTAATCGCAGTTTATAACTCAATTACTCAATACCAGTTACCAACTTGACAGACATGCCTAGATTGTTAACTGCATGAGACAAAACATGACAATGAATGGTACTTGTTGATTTTGGTGGGGGAAAAGATAAAAACCATTGTGATGTTCTCCCTGTTTTCAGCGTCCAATGGAGTTGTCCTTGCAacagagaagaaacagaagTCCATTCTGTATGATGAGCAGAGTGTTCATAAAGTGGAGCCTATCACTAAACACATCGGCATGGTGTACAGTGGCATGGGACCTGACTACAGGTGGGAGTTCATCATATAGACAGAACAAGACCTTGGATTTCCTTTGGTCAATGCAAATTGTTGAGCTCAATGACAGCTTTGCTATACAAAGCACACCACGGATACATATGTTAAAACGAGCTGTGATTCATCTGTTGCCATTCCTCCTTTTGAGTTAAAGTATTTTGCCTTGTATGGTATaggttctttgtttttttaaagcattatCCTCATCTTTACAGATAATTAATACATGTAGTTTGTAgaaataatttttaatttatgCCAGAAATTTTGTCAGACCagattttcaaaaatgaaaacaaacaaaccgcTGAGCACTGAAGATAAGTGTGGTGTGATATTTTCCTTGAGCCTTGGGGACTTATTGTATCTGAAGTCAGTGAAGGTGCTGAATTTTATCTTTCATAATGTATTGACAAGTTTATGATGTTGGCATTCAGTGGTTCAGTGGTTATAAAAGAATAAGAATACAAAGTCTCTACTTGTTCACAGGGTTTTGGTGCGACGAGCCAGGAAACTGGCACAGCAATACTACCTGGTTTACCAGGAGCCAATTCCCACAGGTCAGCTTGTCCAGAGGGTGGCGTCTGTAATGCAGGAATACACACAGTCTGGGTGAGTACAAACATGCGCCTGTGCACACACTGCTTATTCTTTCCACATATCTAATTATGTGTTCTTCAGTAtagttatttttccttttctcttgtcTTTAGTGGAGTACGTCCTTTTGGTGTTTCATTGCTGATAGCTGGATGGGATGAAGACCACCCCTATTTGTTCCAGTCAGATCCTTCTGTATGTGGCATTGGtgatatttaaatttttttgtaaaactgtTCTTGACTGCCAGTGGTGCCAAGCACAGTCCGTATGGCTTCTGTTGACAAAACTACATGAAAAATAGACATTTTGCCagatatttgtttgtttatttttaatggcaGGGTGCATATTTTGCATGGAAGGCCACAGCGATGGGAAAGAATTACGTCAACGGAAAAACATTCCTTGAAAAACGGTAAAAATGTCTGATGAGCCTGAAAAGCGAATTTAACATTTCTCTAAGAATTGAATCATAGTTTGAAGAGATTACAATATAGCAGTTCTTCCAGCATGAAAAATAATGCTAATATATGAAGGATTTCAGATATTTTCTAGCCATCTAACAAAATCTGTTACGTTTCACCTCTTGAAAGAAGAGTGTATTGCTAAATGTTTAACAAATTAATACCTGGTATAAGTTTCCATCAAGATGAAACCTAAAGCTGAAATTTTTAAATGAAGTATTTACAGTGGAAACCAATCTGGATGATTTTAATGATTTCTTGGATTGTTCTTCAACTAGGtaacattaatcatttataCGGCTTAACCCCTACAATCAAGTTCATGCCATAACATTTGATGTCACTGAtgtcacttttttaaaaattttgtATCATAATACCTTTACTAGTTTTGACTCCAAGCGCTGCTATGCCCTGGGTGGATGATATACTGGAATATGTTGAATTAATTgaggatttttgtttttcaggtatAACAATGATCTAGAATTAGAAGATGCCATCCATACAGCTATCTTGACCTTAAaggtttgttaaaaaaaaaaaagtctggacTACTCATCTATattgctgttttctcttttattaaatGAACTGTTCACAATTCCCTGCTTTTGGTGTTTAAGGAGAGCTTTGAGGGTCAAATGACAGAGGAGAACATTGAAGTCGGGATCTGCAATGAGGCCGGCTTCAAAAGACTCACCCCAGCTGAGGTGAAGGACTACCTGGCAGCCATCGCGTGAACACACCCACAACAATGACGGGGCCTTCAGGCCACATTTCAAGATTAAAGCATAAATAgcacagtagaaaacagtctcatgacacatttttgaaaaaCACCATCCTACCATTGGTTCAGTTGCATTAGATTTTGACCAAAACAGTTTCTATTCTGAgtgtgtgaaaacaaacattcatcCTGCTGGTTTATACCCAGAACTGTTCACTTAACATAGCTGCCTCTGACAGCTGAACTGGCCACAAACCCTCCATAATTgacaaattcatttttatcaCATAACTGTCTCGGATGTTAAAACACCTTCTGTTACTGTGAAATGTGGCAGTTACCTACTGtgcataaaaaaaatgcagatgagTAAAATTTCTGATCTTCATTGAATCCTTCTTGTTTGTCAGCTATGCTTTTGATTGGCAGTCAGTGCTGCCCATCcagaaataaagcagttttttaaattctgaaataaaaaaaacattccttAAAGATGGGCCAGTTATGGTCACAGTTTTGggataattaaaaataataatttgcgGCTAAGCTCCTCACAGCATCAAGTAACCGGGTGTCAGAATCAATAAAATGCAGGAACCTCGAAGGGTACAATGGAAATTTCTGAAATTTTATTGTCAGAATCTAGTTTCCTGTACACAGTTTTACACAATGTGCGTTTTTCAGGCAACAATTCCAGAGTTTGTAACTTTTCTTTCTGGTATCTGtcttttattcaaataaaagatGATCACTTGATTCTCTTTTATCATTCTTACAAACCTTCCCCACATATTGCGACTCTTGCAAACTATATGGGCCGTAGACGTAACAGTAATTATCTTTATTATCAAAGCCCAGGTTGCTTAGATCTGAATTGGGATACAAAAAAAATCGCCTCTATAGAAATCAAATTTAATTAGCTCTACCTTGGCCCACGTTCAACGTTTAcgtgaaatgtaaataaaatccGTTCAGAACTTTTGAGTTAGTTTGcgaagaaaacaaataaacgcCGGCTGTCGCATCACCTCGGCGGAGGAACATATCTCTACGTCATTAGTGCGCGCGGTCCTGTTTTGGGCGGAGTGAGCTTCACCCTATTCTGGACCACCTTTTTAGCTTATTCCACAACATTTTTCAAAAATTTAACTCAAAATGCTGACTGAAAGACAGCTGTCGCTGTAACAATTTTGTGTAAAAAAATTTAAAGTCCATTTTACTTCCCTTAATGTTAgttgccattttttttaatgcgaTCAAGTTTGTGATCTATTCTTCCTGGCGGTAGCTTATTAGCGACCAGCCCACTGATGACGTTTATGGCGCCAGAAATCAAGTAGTGACAACGTAGCTCGTGAGCAAGTCAGCCGGTGCTCGTTTGTTATCAGTGATGGAATAACGTAAACACAGCGGATCTTTATAGGACGTAATCATTATATCTCCGTCTTTTACCTAGCAAACTAGATTTGTGACAACGATGGTTGTACTACGCAGCGGTGTCGGAGCTGCGCCGATGGCAACAACTCCGGAGAGACCCAGCGATTTGGACACAAGCTCCGAGTTTCTGTCGCTACTTCCCGCGTCCCAGAGACGATCCACCCGAGTAAAGCGCTCCCATCGGGTCCTCGATGACAGTTTCAGCAGCCTTGACCACAGCAGCATGAACGTAAGCGTAAGTTTTACCGGCCACTTGGATCGAAGAGTTTTGGTAGAACGATATCAATATGTTTGATTTAAAGCAAGTAGCACGCTAAGCTACTTAGCTTGTCAATATCATTACTGATACGTTCACGGACTAAGCGTCACATCACGATAATAGTACCTATAGTGACAAACAGTCCTGCGAATTATGTGGCGTCAGTGTCCCATCAAATGGTTCTGGTTCCTATACTTGAGCTGTCAAGTACCCAAGTGTTTAAAAACAATATCCATCCTTGTGAGGAAGGGGTTAAAGCAACAACAaatttcatttgaatttattgTACAAGTTTGTAATAAGTCACGACACGAATTCATAAAACAGACGTTGACAAATTTTTTAGACCCCTGTCCTGCAATGTACATGTGTCTCATTGACCTTCCAGGGACATGCTGATATGAAGCAGGAGAACAGTAGCAGTCTAAATAACTTCCAGAGGAGCCGGAGACggagagcagcagcggcggtCTCCTTTTCAAACACGGAGGTGACGGCCAGCTCTCCTGTTAATGAAGCCAAAGCTGGAGGATGCTGCACCAGGTTAAACCTGACTTAATTCCtgaaaaaaaagtttctgtCCTGCTAGATTTTTGTGCATGTCGTAGATGTTCCCTTTCTTGCAGgtaaatttaagaaaaatgttTAGCCATCGTGCAACACTTGTACAAGAAATGTACATGCAAACATATATCCATTATGTAGATAAAGAAAATCAGCATTGCATATTTAACATTGAAGTTATACATTTGCTCCCTTTTTTAGGAAGTCTTcccagctgcagagagaggaaaaagcaTCTAGCGGCAATCAGCAAGCAGGTAACATTTCCTGAAGTGTTGTTTCTTTCCAGTTTTAGCTCGCATGTTTACAATATAGATCATTTTGAGAAAGATTTATCTAATTTAGCAGATGTCCCAGACAAAGTGGAGGGGTCATCGACTCCCAAGAGGAGTCGCTTTGATTTAGAGAGCAGACatatggaggagaaggaatATCGCTCGGTGCGCCGCAGCTCCAGAATCACAAGATGCAAAGTGAATTCCCCGAAACAGTCGGTGCTCTACAACCGCCTAATCACTAAGTAAGGTCACCCAGTCTCTCAAACTCGTTACGGTGGCAAAAATTTGTTGCAGTTCAAAAAAAATTCTGCACAGTTGTATCACATTGTTTGAAACATTTTTACAGGACCCATAATTACATTTAGTCCTGAAAGATGTTTACCACTAAATGCAATGACAATTAGATGACTAAATTCTTCCTCTGATTGTCAGCACGGCCGAAGCAGTTCTCCAGAAGATGGATGACATGCAGAAGATGAGGCGCAGACTAAGCGACAGAGAGAGCCAAGAAGAAGTATTACCAAACAGGAATCTACATTATATCAGATTGACTTTTTTGCACTTGGCTATTTTGCTGTTTGATTACGCGTAACCTGTTTTAAACCTTGGCCGGCATTCACACACTTTTCTCTGAGCAGCGTGGTGTATACACCAGAGGAAGAATGAGAATGTTGCTGAGGTCCAACATGGGCAGCAAAGACGTTGTGGAGGAGAAACAAGGTGAGGCGAGAACAGAACTCTAGCATGATTGTAAGAGTACATGAGGTACCAAATGAGATTGGTTTCTCATAAATTTAGGAGGGAATAAAGATGGTcatggtgaggaagaggaagatggagaagatgaggaggatgatgacgacgacgaagatgatgatgatgatgatgacgacgacgacgaagatgatgatgacgaagatgatgatggtgaagatgaggaagaagagaaccaGAGACGTTATGACTTCAGACAACGAAAGAATGTAGTTCGTTACCAGGCTCCACAGGATGGTAATCAACCATTTTAAGTCTGCTCCATTTGTCAGTTTGTTGGTGTTCAAAAATCAAATTCAAACAATGCGAATGTTTCATTTTCCCAATATCTGTATGGGTTTGATGAATGACAGTAATGGAGCCTGCGGTCTGCCTTTTTCTCTTAGAACCCAAAGAACCAAGAAAACGCAGCTTGTACTTCAAGGATCACTCATCTCCAAACAGACATGGATACAGATTCAGCCCCTACAACAGGAAAGCAAGCAGGTAAATCGACAGTGACTACATCACTACATCTAAAGGGAATGTTTGCTATTTAGGGATATTATCCCGCAACATCACTTAATGGCCTTTCTACTTTTAAAATGGAATGTATTGGAGGCAGAAGAAGCTGCCCAAATTCTCAATTTTGCACTCTTTATCTTTCTGATTCTGTCATTTGTATCAATGTGAGTAGTTCTGAGAGATAAGATCCTACCCGCTCTAGTATTTCACCGCAGTCTGTTTAGACTGCGTTTGGTGGTGGTCACATTTGAATGAATTGTTTTACAGTTTTGAAGATCAAATTAAGATAATTGTTAAATTATTGTGTATGGTGATAACATGTTTGGTTAAATTAGTCATGCTGGTGTTTCGTATAAATATGCATGTATGCATCTTTTTCAAAACTTTTTATTTACtgacatttattttctattttattttgggATGTTCAATACTATGGTTTTCCTTTAGACCAAATGAGTACGTATGTATGAGTATGTATGAGTACTCACTCTTCACTACTCGCCAATACCGATACCACTGTTTTCACCCTGGGGTGTTTGAACAAGTTACTTGTATTAAACCAACTCCTCTTCATACTACTTCTTGCAACTTTGATTTTGTagagtttacattctgcagtgGTTCGCAACGGAGCCGCGATAAATTGCCTTGGTGTCACACCACAGCACCGCCATCACTGTCAAAGAGTAGAACTCGAGATAAGGGTTTTTGTTGCTGAGAATATCAGCGGGTGGCATCAACAGCCATTCAGAGTAGATACTTTGAAATAACGGCGGTATTGAACTGATACCCGGTATTGGTACTTGGCTATCCCATCCCTAATTTTAATCCCAGAATAATACACCTGATTTGCCACAGTTCCTAATATCGTGCAGGTAACCTGGTTCTGTGCTTGTGTTGCAGAAGGAGACATGCCATTCACAACAGTGACTCCACTTCTTCATCTTCAGATGATGAGCAGTTCCAAAGAAAGAGAATCAGGAACAAGTCAGTCAACAGGTGAGAACTCCTGCGTGGGGACACCTGTACACCACTGCAACAAAACGACATGATTATTAGAAAAAATCCTTACTGTTTCAGCTAACTAAAACTCAACTAAAACCATCTGAacaaattgttttataatacaTTTTCCTTGCAGATTTTTACCTTTGAACCTTAAGAAAGATGACATTCTGGGCATCCATAAAGACAGGATGAAGATCGGAGCCAGCCTTGCTGATGTGGATCCTATGCACATTGATAGAACGGTGAGCTGCACAGATGTGTTGTCTCGTTTTAGATGTCACTGTTTGCCTAATAATGGCATTTACTGtgtaatagtgtacatttgttTGGTTGCTGCTTAAATGGAGACCAATTATTAATAGGACAATAATGTAAAAAAGCAAGCATCTAAACGAAATGTTATTTGGCATTTAGGTGCGGTTTGAAAGCATCGGAGGTCTGAGCAAACACATTTTGTCACTGAAAGAGATGGTGGTCTTTCCTCTGCTCTACCCAGAAGTCTTTGACAAGTTCAAGATACAGCCTCCGAGGTAAGCTCCACATCTTTGAGGTTCTTAAGTAATTCATGTCTTCTGATATGGTGATCAGTTTGAAACTATAGTTAGTGGTAAGCAGAAAACTTTAGGTACACAATATGCTGGAGACATGGATTTTTCTTCATATTGGATTCATGCTAATGATGTCAAAATGCTGGTGCACAGTAGAAAAGAGATCAAGATATAACTGAGATTAAATACAGCGAATCTAGTTAGACCTGGTTTGTTCTCATGCGTCTCTATCCCTTTATCCGAGTTGCTCAGTTTATATTTGGGTTaaattggttaaaaaaataattgaatcCCTTATGAtcaaaacattttctctgttttcctttgtcTACAGGGGCTGCCTATTTTATGGTCCTCCAGGCACAGGAAAAACCCTTGTAGCCAGAGCTTTGGCCAATGAGTGCAGTcaaggagagagaaaagtctCTTTCTTCATGAGAAAAGGTGCTGATTGTCTGAGTAAATGGGTGGGAGAGTCGGAGAGACAGCTGCGCTTGCTTTTTGATCAGGTAATCACATTTTCTATCTAtctgtaaaaataaagcaactgttTTTAGTAATTATCCATAGCATAATAAAGCAGCAGATGCCAGACTATAGAATTgatatttattaaaaatctaTTGCACCATTCACAGGCATATCAGATGCGCCCGTCCATCATCTTCTTTGATGAAATTGATGGTTTAGCTCCAGTCAGGTCCAGTCGTCAGGATCAGATACACAGGTAAGCAGGATAGACTCCAAACTAGATTTCAAAATATTGGGTGTAAACACACTTTTCTGCCTCCAAAGTTCCATCGTGTCCACCCTCTTGGCACTAATGGACGGATTGGACTCCAGAGGGGAGGTGGTTGTCATAGGAGCTACGAACAGACTGGACTCCATTGATCCCGCCCTGAGACGACCAGGCCGATTTGACAGGGAGTTCCTGTTTGGCCTGCCGGACAGATGGGTAAGAAAATATAGAAACCTTTTGTTTGGGAAAAAATGGACACTGACTGACTTTTTATTGATCATCTTTTGTATGGAAGGCGAGAAAGGACATTCTAAAGATCCATACCAGACAGTGGACTCCGCCACCTTCTGACACCTTTTTGGAGAAGCTTGTGGATAATTGTGTCGGTATGTTTGTGTTGAAAATGATACAGTAGCATCAAACACTGTCAGACAGTTAGAACAGGAACATTCCATGTCTCTTTGCTTCCCAGGATATTGTGGTGCAGACATCAAAGCTGTGTGCTCGGAGGCCGCTCTATGTGCACTGCGGCGGCGATATCCGCAAATCTACACTTCCGCACAGAAACTTGTGCTCGATGTTGACTCCATTGCGATCACAAACCAAGACTTTGTGTGTGCGATGTCAAAGATAGTGCCTGCTTCCCAGAGGTATATCTAGAATAAGCATATGATCCATTTTACACATTAGTTATGCCCTGTGGTTTCTTCTGAATCTAAATATGTACGATGTTGACTGTCATTATTAGGGCAGTCGTGTCGCCAGCCAAGGCCCTGATTCCTGTCATCCGTCCTCTGCTGTGCGCTGCCCTGCAGGACATCCTTCACATACTCGGGAACGTCTTCCCACATGCTGAACAGAGCTTTCAAAGGCAGAAACGACAAGGTTCCGTACGGCCCGTTGGCTCTATAGATGAAAGGGCTCCTAGACTAGAAAGTaactgtgtgtgggtgtatttattttcagatgGGACCTGTGGCATTCTTGATGATCTAATATTGAGTGAAGAAGAGGACATTGGGGACGTGGGAAAAACCTCACTGTCTTCAGTcaaaaaaaatgctgctgatgAACTTCTCAACTTCAGCAGGTTGGTCAGCTGTTATTTAATAAAGAAGTGTAATcccatgtgggggggggggtattctgCTAATTTTGTTTTAGATTTTATTAATCAAATATATTTGGACAAGTTCACAATTTCAATTAGGCCCTAAATTTTTTCCAGGATTTGTCAAGAAACCGAATTCAGGCGTAACTCTCAGTAAAAGCCTAATCAGAACATTCCTGCTTTAGCTGTGTCAGGTATTCAGTGAGTCTGTCATATTTCATCGTGTAGGAGTGTTCTGAGCGAGCCGACCTCCTGCCGTCCCAGGCTGCTACTAGAGGGCAGGCCAGGCTCGGGTCAAAGCTCCCACCTCGCTCCCGCTGTCCTACATGCTTTGGAGAAGTTCACTCTGTACACACTGGACCTGGCTGTGCTGTTTGGATCCAGCGGAACTATTCCAGAAGAGAATTGTGCTCAGGTAACAGACCTCTCTTGACTTGCATTGGAAGGAATCTCGTGACCAGATTAGAACAGAGGTGATCTGTACTCTGGCAGCCTTGTCAAATTCAGTGTGTTCTGAAAGTGGACTTCACTGGCCAAAATGGCTGCCACAGTGACTGTAGTTCATGGGCCCTGCCTCTGTGCATTG
The DNA window shown above is from Takifugu flavidus isolate HTHZ2018 chromosome 10, ASM371156v2, whole genome shotgun sequence and carries:
- the LOC130532650 gene encoding ATPase family AAA domain-containing protein 2-like isoform X5, whose amino-acid sequence is MVVLRSGVGAAPMATTPERPSDLDTSSEFLSLLPASQRRSTRVKRSHRVLDDSFSSLDHSSMNVSGHADMKQENSSSLNNFQRSRRRRAAAAVSFSNTEVTASSPVNEAKAGGCCTRKSSQLQREEKASSGNQQAADVPDKVEGSSTPKRSRFDLESRHMEEKEYRSVRRSSRITRCKVNSPKQSVLYNRLITNTAEAVLQKMDDMQKMRRRLSDRESQEERGVYTRGRMRMLLRSNMGSKDVVEEKQGGNKDGHGEEEEDGEDEEDDDDDEDDDDDDDDDDEDDDDEDDDGEDEEEENQRRYDFRQRKNVVRYQAPQDEPKEPRKRSLYFKDHSSPNRHGYRFSPYNRKASRRRHAIHNSDSTSSSSDDEQFQRKRIRNKSVNRFLPLNLKKDDILGIHKDRMKIGASLADVDPMHIDRTVRFESIGGLSKHILSLKEMVVFPLLYPEVFDKFKIQPPRGCLFYGPPGTGKTLVARALANECSQGERKVSFFMRKGADCLSKWVGESERQLRLLFDQAYQMRPSIIFFDEIDGLAPVRSSRQDQIHSSIVSTLLALMDGLDSRGEVVVIGATNRLDSIDPALRRPGRFDREFLFGLPDRWARKDILKIHTRQWTPPPSDTFLEKLVDNCVGYCGADIKAVCSEAALCALRRRYPQIYTSAQKLVLDVDSIAITNQDFVCAMSKIVPASQRAVVSPAKALIPVIRPLLCAALQDILHILGNVFPHAEQSFQRQKRQDGTCGILDDLILSEEEDIGDVGKTSLSSVKKNAADELLNFSRSVLSEPTSCRPRLLLEGRPGSGQSSHLAPAVLHALEKFTLYTLDLAVLFGSSGTIPEENCAQVFVEAKRTSPSILYVPQIGQWWETVSPALRATFLSLLNSIPTFSPILLLATCSMQYDQLSMEVQDLFSLKYGEVFQIQPPSRRERRNFFEDLILNQASRAPISKKKAVLNALEVLSVAAPPPPCQLTEEEAKRLEEQEEDTLRELRLFLRDVTNRLSQDKRFKAFTKPVDLAEVPDYAGVIKKPMDLSTVLCKIDLHQYNTVKEFLQDVDLIWQNALKYNPDQDPSDRQIRHRACALKDTAHAIIRAELDEDFEKLCEEIKVSCQRRGGSSLKFAPTYYHVLPKPAADAKVTNSTPKTQASRTPALVTPTKPSVSAALKSTGEKKRRRKSRWSSGIYVKKRLASSHRDREDAHLATDEDVQNGDDKVDADGGEEEQTVMDLELASADGSHVREDGEERWVESSNAAEGEAGACENSNRQHKRDNMDTGDAEKQTERAENGYGEAISVENHEESHSGMEIETSSHGTFVQNETEKLKETGNKIVNVAEEEPTQMATPGTVREDLNTERLQGCTTRAKKNAALQQRSGNLDKAQQILEQKTPLVVDRDKLKELLERVVEKSEGYEVFQLERLYTHLCQSIYRHRREYNKTALVKELEQEIEDFC
- the LOC130532650 gene encoding ATPase family AAA domain-containing protein 2-like isoform X6 encodes the protein MVVLRSGVGAAPMATTPERPSDLDTSSEFLSLLPASQRRSTRVKRSHRVLDDSFSSLDHSSMNGHADMKQENSSSLNNFQRSRRRRAAAAVSFSNTEVTASSPVNEAKAGGCCTRKSSQLQREEKASSGNQQADVPDKVEGSSTPKRSRFDLESRHMEEKEYRSVRRSSRITRCKVNSPKQSVLYNRLITNTAEAVLQKMDDMQKMRRRLSDRESQEERGVYTRGRMRMLLRSNMGSKDVVEEKQGGNKDGHGEEEEDGEDEEDDDDDEDDDDDDDDDDEDDDDEDDDGEDEEEENQRRYDFRQRKNVVRYQAPQDEPKEPRKRSLYFKDHSSPNRHGYRFSPYNRKASRRRHAIHNSDSTSSSSDDEQFQRKRIRNKSVNRFLPLNLKKDDILGIHKDRMKIGASLADVDPMHIDRTVRFESIGGLSKHILSLKEMVVFPLLYPEVFDKFKIQPPRGCLFYGPPGTGKTLVARALANECSQGERKVSFFMRKGADCLSKWVGESERQLRLLFDQAYQMRPSIIFFDEIDGLAPVRSSRQDQIHSSIVSTLLALMDGLDSRGEVVVIGATNRLDSIDPALRRPGRFDREFLFGLPDRWARKDILKIHTRQWTPPPSDTFLEKLVDNCVGYCGADIKAVCSEAALCALRRRYPQIYTSAQKLVLDVDSIAITNQDFVCAMSKIVPASQRAVVSPAKALIPVIRPLLCAALQDILHILGNVFPHAEQSFQRQKRQDGTCGILDDLILSEEEDIGDVGKTSLSSVKKNAADELLNFSRSVLSEPTSCRPRLLLEGRPGSGQSSHLAPAVLHALEKFTLYTLDLAVLFGSSGTIPEENCAQVFVEAKRTSPSILYVPQIGQWWETVSPALRATFLSLLNSIPTFSPILLLATCSMQYDQLSMEVQDLFSLKYGEVFQIQPPSRRERRNFFEDLILNQASRAPISKKKAVLNALEVLSVAAPPPPCQLTEEEAKRLEEQEEDTLRELRLFLRDVTNRLSQDKRFKAFTKPVDLAEVPDYAGVIKKPMDLSTVLCKIDLHQYNTVKEFLQDVDLIWQNALKYNPDQDPSDRQIRHRACALKDTAHAIIRAELDEDFEKLCEEIKVSCQRRGGSSLKFAPTYYHVLPKPAADAKVTNSTPKTQASRTPALVTPTKPSVSAALKSTGEKKRRRKSRWSSGIYVKKRLASSHRDREDAHLATDEDVQNGDDKVDADGGEEEQTVMDLELASADGSHVREDGEERWVESSNAAEGEAGACENSNRQHKRDNMDTGDAEKQTERAENGYGEAISVENHEESHSGMEIETSSHGTFVQNETEKLKETGNKIVNVAEEEPTQMATPGTVREDLNTERLQGCTTRAKKNAALQQRSGNLDKAQQILEQKTPLVVDRDKLKELLERVVEKSEGYEVFQLERLYTHLCQSIYRHRREYNKTALVKELEQEIEDFC
- the LOC130532650 gene encoding ATPase family AAA domain-containing protein 2-like isoform X2 — protein: MVVLRSGVGAAPMATTPERPSDLDTSSEFLSLLPASQRRSTRVKRSHRVLDDSFSSLDHSSMNVSGHADMKQENSSSLNNFQRSRRRRAAAAVSFSNTEVTASSPVNEAKAGGCCTRKSSQLQREEKASSGNQQADVPDKVEGSSTPKRSRFDLESRHMEEKEYRSVRRSSRITRCKVNSPKQSVLYNRLITNTAEAVLQKMDDMQKMRRRLSDRESQEERGVYTRGRMRMLLRSNMGSKDVVEEKQGGNKDGHGEEEEDGEDEEDDDDDEDDDDDDDDDDEDDDDEDDDGEDEEEENQRRYDFRQRKNVVRYQAPQDEPKEPRKRSLYFKDHSSPNRHGYRFSPYNRKASRRRHAIHNSDSTSSSSDDEQFQRKRIRNKSVNRFLPLNLKKDDILGIHKDRMKIGASLADVDPMHIDRTVRFESIGGLSKHILSLKEMVVFPLLYPEVFDKFKIQPPRGCLFYGPPGTGKTLVARALANECSQGERKVSFFMRKGADCLSKWVGESERQLRLLFDQAYQMRPSIIFFDEIDGLAPVRSSRQDQIHSSIVSTLLALMDGLDSRGEVVVIGATNRLDSIDPALRRPGRFDREFLFGLPDRWARKDILKIHTRQWTPPPSDTFLEKLVDNCVGYCGADIKAVCSEAALCALRRRYPQIYTSAQKLVLDVDSIAITNQDFVCAMSKIVPASQRAVVSPAKALIPVIRPLLCAALQDILHILGNVFPHAEQSFQRQKRQDGTCGILDDLILSEEEDIGDVGKTSLSSVKKNAADELLNFSRSVLSEPTSCRPRLLLEGRPGSGQSSHLAPAVLHALEKFTLYTLDLAVLFGSSGTIPEENCAQVFVEAKRTSPSILYVPQIGQWWETVSPALRATFLSLLNSIPTFSPILLLATCSMQYDQLSMEVQDLFSLKYGEVFQIQPPSRRERRNFFEDLILNQASRAPISKKKAVLNALEVLSVAAPPPPCQLTEEEAKRLEEQEEDTLRELRLFLRDVTNRLSQDKRFKAFTKPVDLAEVPDYAGVIKKPMDLSTVLCKIDLHQYNTVKEFLQDVDLIWQNALKYNPDQDPSDRQIRHRACALKDTAHAIIRAELDEDFEKLCEEIKVSCQRRGGSSLKFAPTYYHVLPKPAADAKVTNSTPKTQASRTPALVTPTKPSVSAALKSTGKLCCKSGNYILKMNPSGKYKNVFSAGEKKRRRKSRWSSGIYVKKRLASSHRDREDAHLATDEDVQNGDDKVDADGGEEEQTVMDLELASADGSHVREDGEERWVESSNAAEGEAGACENSNRQHKRDNMDTGDAEKQTERAENGYGEAISVENHEESHSGMEIETSSHGTFVQNETEKLKETGNKIVNVAEEEPTQMATPGTVREDLNTERLQGCTTRAKKNAALQQRSGNLDKAQQILEQKTPLVVDRDKLKELLERVVEKSEGYEVFQLERLYTHLCQSIYRHRREYNKTALVKELEQEIEDFC